The genomic segment AGCAGAAGAATTAGGAATACCTTGTTATGACCACGAGATTATTGAAATAGTGGCAAAACAAGAAGGACTTAATCCAGAATATGTTTCAAAGGTCTCTGAAAAATTTTATCCATCAACAATAGGAAATCGTTTTTCTATATCATATACTTCTACAAATCAGTCAATACAGGTGTTATTAGCTGAAAGAGAAGTGATTAAGAAATTAGCAAGTTTAAAAGATTGTGTAATTGTTGGTAGATGTGCAGATGTATTGCTTAAAGAAATGAAGCCATTTAATATATTTGTCTATGCAGATATTGCTTCTAAATTAGAACGTTGTAGCAAAAGAGCAACAACAGAAGAAAAAATATCTGCTAAGGAAATGGAAAAGAAAATGAAGAAAATAGATAAGGAGCGTGCTTCTTATCGTGCATTATTTACAGAAA from the Fusobacterium simiae genome contains:
- a CDS encoding cytidylate kinase-like family protein: MPKIITISREFGSGGRELGKRLAEELGIPCYDHEIIEIVAKQEGLNPEYVSKVSEKFYPSTIGNRFSISYTSTNQSIQVLLAEREVIKKLASLKDCVIVGRCADVLLKEMKPFNIFVYADIASKLERCSKRATTEEKISAKEMEKKMKKIDKERASYRALFTENKWGNKEGYHLCINTSKKEIKQLIPGIVEYTKVWFKGE